A window of Thioalbus denitrificans genomic DNA:
CGGCAGCTGCTCCGCCCAAGCGGGCTGCGGCACTTCGGTGCTGGACAAGATGTTCGGGCAGCGCATGAACCGTATCCGGGCCCTGAACCAGGCCGAGGCCCGGGTCGGGGATGAGGTGATCATCGGCCTGAGCGAGTCGGCCCTGGTCCGAGGTTCCTTCGCCGTCTATGCCATCCCGCTGGTGGGGCTGTTCGTCGGCGCCGGTCTGGCGACAGCGATGTCCGGCGCGGAAGGCGAAGGACTGGCGATACTGGGCGGAGTACTGGGGCTGGCAGCGGGATTTCTCGCCGTGCGCCGTTTCAGCCGCCGCATCCAGACCGACCGGAACTACCAGCCGGTGGTCCTGCGCAGCGCGCTGCAGCCCGTCGGTTTCAAGGTCAGCCTGCACAACCCAAGCTGAACAGAACAGGAGAGAATGCGTGAAGCGAATTCCCCTATCCCGTGGTACGGCCCTGTGCACGGCCCTGCTGATCTGGTTGCTGGCCGGTGCCGGGATTGCCCAGGCCCGGGAGCTGCCCGATTTCACCTGGATGGTCGAGCGTTACGGCCCGGCGGTGGTGAACATCAGCACGACACAGAAGGTGAGCGGATCGCCGCACCTGCCTCCGGAGCTCAACCTGCCCGATCTGCCCGAGGACTCCCCCCTGCGGGATTTCCTGCGCCGCTTCTTCGGCGAGGACGGGGAAGGGGGTGATGAAGGGACCTTCAACTCCAAGTCCCTGGGCTCCGGGTTCGTCATCTCCCGGGACGGCTATCTGCTGACCAACTATCACGTCATCCGGGACGCCGACGAGATCATCGTGCGTCTCAGCGATCGCCGGGAACTGATCGCCGAGCTGATCGGCAGCGACGAGCGCAGCGACCTCGCCCTGCTCAAGGTGGATGCCGATGATCTGCCTGTGGTCGACGTGGGCAGTTCCGAGGATCTGAAGGTCGGCGAATGGGTGCTCGCCATCGGTTCGCCGTTCGGCTTCGATCATTCGGTCACCGCCGGCATCGTGAGCGCCAAGGGACGCAGCCTGCCGAACGAGAACTACGTGCCCTTCATCCAGACGGACGTGGCCATCAATCCGGGCAACTCCGGTGGCCCCCTGTTCAACCTGGACGGCGAGGTGGTCGGGATCAACTCCCAGATCTACAGCCGCACGGGCGGTTTCATGGGGCTGTCCTTCGCCATTCCCATCGACATGGCCATGCAGGTGGTGGACCAGCTGAAGACCCAGGGCTACGTCTCGCGCGGCTGGCTCGGCGTCCTGATCCAGAATGTGACCCGGGACCTGGCCGAGTCTTTCGGCATGGATCAACCCCGCGGCGCCCTGGTGGCCCAGGTGATGCCGGACAGCCCGGCGGCCAAGGCCGGAATCCAGGTGGGTGATGTGATTGTCGAGTTCGACGGCCATGTCGTGGACAAGTCCTCCGAACTGCCGCCGCTGGTGGGCGCCACGAAGGTGGGCAACTCGGTGCCGGTCAAGCTGATACGGGCCGGCAAGCAGCGGAATCTCAAGATCGAGATTGGCGAGCTTCCCGAGGAGGAGTCCATTGCCGCGGGTGGCGGAAAACCCGAACCCTCGCCCATCGAGGACAGCCGGTTCGGCTTGACGGTCGCCGATCTCAGTGACGAGCAGCGGGAGGCCCTGGGGGTCGAGCAGGGCGGTGTCATGGTGGAATCGGTCAAGCCCGGCGCGGCCCGCGCGGCCGGCATCCGCCAGGGTGACCTGATCCTGCGCCTGAACAACCAGGACGTGGAGAGTGCCGAGCAGTTCCGTGAGCTGATCAAATCTCTGCCCGGGGGAAAATCGGCCGCGCTCCTGGTGCAGCGGGATGGGAGTCCCCTGTTCCTGGCCCTGCGTGTTCCGGCGGGGTGAATGACGGTGTCCGGCCCGGGCTCAGCCCGGGTCGGGTCTGTTGATTGTGCGCCTTAAATAAGCTCGAAAACCAATTGAAATAAAAGCAGTTAATTGCTGAACTCACACGTTTTCCCATTGGCTGCACCGGAACCGCCGGCCACCCGCCGGCATCGCCCCGGCTTGTTCCTCGCCAAGGCGAAATACGTTAGAATCCGCTCCTTTCGGGGATCCAGAACCTGTTTTGCGCGGTTGCGGCAGCGACTCCCACCGCCCGGCAGACCGTGAGCCGGCCTTCATGCCGCTCCGCAGTCCTGCACGGAAGTGTCTGAAGCCCCTCTCCATCAGTCCCGACCAAGAACCGGATTCCAGGATCGCCGACACGCCGTGAGTGCACTGAGCCACATTCGCAACTTCTCGATCATCGCGCATATCGATCACGGCAAATCCACCCTGGCCGACCGTCTGATCCAGAACTGCGGCGGCCTGGCCGATCGCGAGATGTCCGCGCAGGTGCTCGACTCCATGGACCTGGAGCGGGAGCGCGGCATCACCATCAAGGCCCAGAGCGTCTCCCTGCGCTACCAGGCGCGGGACGGGCGGAACTACCTGCTCAACTTCATCGACACCCCCGGCCATGTGGACTTCTCCTACGAGGTCTCCCGTTCACTGGCCGCCTGCGAGGGGGCGCTGCTGGTGGTGGACGCCGCCCAGGGAGTGGAGGCCCAGACGGTCGCCAACTGCTACACCGCTTTCGAGCAGGGGCTCGAGGTCCTGCCGGTGCTGAACAAGATCGACCTGCCCCAGGCGGAGCCCGAGCGGGTCATCCAGGAGATCGAGGAGATCGTGGGTATCGAGGCGGACAACGCCTCCCGGGTCAGCGCCAAGACCGGTCTCGGGGTCGATGAGCTGCTCGAACGCATCGTCGCCGACATCCCGCCGCCTCAGGGGGATCCGGAGGGTACCCTGCGCGCCCTCATCATCGATTCCTGGTTCGACAACTATCTCGGCGTGGTGTCGCTGGTCCGGGTCATGGACGGCACCCTGCGGCCCGGCGAGAAGATCCGCGTCATGTCCACCGGGCGGGATCACCTGCTCGACCAGGTGGGCATCTTCACTCCCAAGCGGACCCGTACCGAGGCCCTGCGCGCCGGTGAGGTGGGCTTCGTCGTGGCCGGCATCAAGGACATCAACGGGGCGCCCGTGGGGGACACCCTGACCCATGCCAACCGCCCCGCGGACAAGCAGCTGCCGGGCTTCCAGAAGGTGCGCCCCCAGGTCTTTGCGGGGCTGTTTCCGGTGGATTCCGACGATTACGAGGATTTCCGCGACGCCCTGGCCAAGCTGAGCCTGAACGACGCGGCGCTGTTCTACGAGCCGGAGACCTCCACGGCGCTCGGCTTCGGCTTCCGCTGCGGTTTCCTGGGCATGCTCCACATGGAGATCATCCAGGAACGCCTGGAGCGGGAGTACGAAATCGACCTCATCACCACCGCCCCGACGGTGGTTTTCGAGGTGCTCACCACGGCCGATGAGGTCATCTCGGTGGACAACCCGGCGACCCTGCCGGAGCCGGGCCGCATCCGCGAGATCCGGGAACCCATCGTGGAAGCCCACATCCTGGTGCCCCAGGAGCACGTGGGCAACGTCATCGGCCTGTGCGTGGAGAAGCGCGGCGCACAGAAGCGCATGCAGTATCTCGGCAACCAGGTGACCCTCACCTACGAGTTGCCGATGAACGAAGTGGTGCTGGATTTCTTCGACCGGCTCAAGTCGGTGAGCCGCGGCTACGCCTCGCTGGAATACAGCTTCAAGCGGTTCCAGGCCGCCGACCTGGTGAAACTCGATATCCTCATCAACGCCGAGCGGGTGGACGCGCTCTCGCTCATCGTCCATCGGGACAAGGCCTATAACCGCGGGCGTGACCTGGTGGAGAAGATGAAGGAGATCATTCCCCAGCAGATGTTCGAAGTGGCCATCCAGGCGGCCATCGGCAATCACGTCATCGCCCGCAGCACGGTCAAGGCCCTGCGCAAGAACGTCCTGGCCAAGTGCTATGGCGGCGACGTTTCGCGCAAGCGCAAGCTGCTCGAAAAGCAGAAAGCGGGCAAGCGGCGCATGAAGCAACTCGGCAAAGTCGAGATCCCCCAGGAAGCCTTCCTCGCCATCCTGCAGGTAGAGAAAAAATAATATGAGCCTTGATTTCCCAACGCTGCTCGTGCTCGCCACCTTCCTGACCGGTGGAATATGGGCCCTGGACGCCCTGTTGTGGGCGCCGAAACGCCGCTCCCTGGCCACGGAGGAGGGCGGTACGGCCGCCGCAGAGCCAGCCCGTGAGCCGGTGGTGGTCGAATACGCGCGCTCCTTCTTCCCGGTCGTGCTCGCCGTTCTGGTGCTGCGGTCCTTCGTGGTGGAGCCGTTCCGGATTCCTTCCGGCTCGATGATGCCCACCCTGCTCGTGGGCGACTTCATCCTGGTGAACAAGTTCGCCTACGGCATCCGGCTGCCGGTCCTCAACAGCAAGGTGCTGGAGGTGGGCGAGCCAGAACGGGGTGACGTGGTGGTCTTCCGCTATCCCCAGGATCCGGGCGTCGACTACATCAAGCGGGTGGTCGGTGTGCCCGGGGATCGGGTCGCCTACTACAACAAGACTGTCTATATCAACGGCCAGCCCGCCGGGCAGGATTCCCTCGGGATCTACCAGGGGGAGGGGGCGGGAGCCGTGATGACCGGCGCCGAGGAGCGCATGGAACTGCTCGACGGGGTATCCCACCATATCCTCGTGCGCAACGGTCAGCCTTCCGTCGAGGGCGAGTTCGTGGTCCCGGCCGGCCAGTACTTCGTGATGGGGGACAACCGCGACAACAGCAATGACAGCCGTTACTGGGGAACGGTTCCCGAAGAGAACCTGGTGGGCAAGGCATTCCTGATCTGGATGAACTACGACGGCGAGGCCGGGGGCGTTTCCTGGTCCCGCATCGGGTCCGGCATCGATTGATGTCCGGCCGCGAACACCGGGAGTGACCGAAGGCATGTTCGCCCGGCGGCCCCGGGCGGATGTGGCCGGGGCCGCCGGCCTGCGGCTTGCCTCGGGGCGTCGCAGCGTATAGCTTTTCCCGTGTATGCAGCGTTGCCGTAGAGGGACCAACGGCCCCCGGCGTCATTTTCGTGACCGGTGGTTCGGGTTCCCCCCGACCAGCGGCGCCGTGCGGGCCTGCAGGATCAAGCGCAGGCGTTATACTCGATCCCAACCCCGACCACCGCAGGAGAATGACCATGGGAACACGCTTCAGCCAGAGAGGAATGACCGCCATCGGGTGGCTGATCATCCTGGGGCTAGTCGCTTTCTTCGCGTTGCTGGTACTGCGTCTGACACCGGTCTACCTGGAGCACTACAAGGTCACGAGCGCACTGCAGTCGCTGCACGAGGAGCCCTTCATCACCCGCAAGACCAATCACGAGGTCATGAACCTGTTCATTCGCCGGATCAGTATCGATGATGTTGATCGGGTGCGGGAAGGGAACGTCAAGATTGAAAACCGGCAGGGCAAACTCACCATCCGGGTGACCTACGAGGTTCGCATTCCCATGGTCGCCAATATTGATGCGGTGGTCAGCTTCGACGACAGCGAGGAATTCGTGGCTCAGTGACAAGACCACCGATCGATCCACTGTTCCGCCACCTGGGCCACAGATTTCACCAAACCGAACTCCTCGAGTGCGCGCTGACGCATCGGAGTTTCCGCAAGGACAACAACGAGCGGCTGGAGTTTCTCGGCGACGCCATTCTCAGCTTCGTCATGGCCGAGGAACTCTATCGCCGGTTTCCGCAGGCGAAAGAGGGTGAGCTGAGCCGGTTGCGCGCCAGCCTGGTCAAGGGTGAGACCCTGGCTGTCCTGGCCCGGGAGTTCGGGCTGGGGGACTACCTGCTGCTCGGCTCCGGAGAGCTGAAAAGCGGTGGTTACCGCCGCGAATCGATCCTGGCCGACGCGCTGGAAGCCGTCATCGGCGCAATCTATCTCGACGCCGGCATGGAGTGCTGTCGCGGATGCGTGCTGGAATGGTACGCCGAACGCCTGGATGCCCTGTCGCCGCAGGGGACTCTGAAGGATCCCAAGACCCGCCTGCAGGAGTATCTGCAGGCTCACCGTCTCGCCCTGCCGACCTACCTCGTCGATTCCGTCGAGGGAGAGGCGCACGCCCAGGTCTTTCGGGTGGAGTGCCGGATCGAGGGCCTGGACATGACCACGCGCGGTACGGGCAGCAGCCGGCGACGCGCCGAGCAGGAAGCTGCCCGCATCGCTCTCAGGAATATCACCAATGAGTGAACCGGAAGCCCGCCGCAGCGGTTTCGTCGCCCTTGTCGGGCGTCCCAATGTGGGCAAATCGACCCTGCTCAACCGGCTCCTCGGGCAGAAGATCAGCATCACTTCGCCGAAGCCCCAGACCACCCGCCACCGGATTCTCGGGATCAAGACGGAAGGTGCGGTGCAGACGGTGTACGTGGATACGCCGGGTGTCCACCAGGGCGGAAAACGCGCCATCAACCGCTACATGAACCGCGCCGCGCTGAGCACCCTGGCGGAGGTGGACGTGATCGTGATGCTGGTGGACGGCCTGCGCTGGACCGACGAGGACGCCCAGCTCCTGAAGCGCGTCATGGAGGCGGGGCGGCCGGTGATCCTGGCGGTGAACAAGGTGGACCGCATCGCGGACAAGACCCGGCTGCTGCCCCACCTGCAGGCGTTGGCCGCCAAGGCCGGGTTCCTCGATATCGTCCCCCTGTCGGCCTACTCCGGCGACAATCTCGATGTCCTGGAGAAAATCATCGCGAGCCAGTTGCCCGAGGGGGACTGGCTGTTCGATGCCGACCAGCTCACCGACCGCAGCGAACGGTTCCTCGCGGCCGAAATCGTCCGGGAAAAGCTCATGCGCAGCCTGGGGGATGAAGTGCCCTACGCGCTGGCGGTGGAGCTCGAGGAGTTCCGCGAGGAGGAGGGCCGGCGCAGCATCAGTGCCGTCATCTGGGTCGAACGCTCCGGGCAGAAGGCCATCGTCATCGGCAAGGGCGGGGAACAGCTCAAGGAAGTGGGCCGCCAGGCCCGTCACGACATGGAGAAGCTGTTCGACGCCCATGTCTTCCTGCGCCTGTGGGTGAAAGTCCGTGAAGGCTGGTCCGATGACGAACGGAGCCTGGCCAGCCTCGGATACCAGAACGACTGACGTCCCCCACTGAACCGGACCGGTACCCATGTCCGAGCGGGTAAGCCTGCAGCCCGCCTACGTGCTGCATCAACGTGCCTATCGCGAAACCAGCCGGCTGCTCGAGGTGCTGACCCGCGATTACGGACGCATCGGCATCGTGGCCCGTGGCGCCCGTCGCCCCGGCTCGCGGGTACGCCCCTTGCTGCAGCCATTCGTACCGCTGCTCCTGTCCTGGTCGGCGCCCGGAGAGCTGGCGACTCTCACCGGCGCCGAATCGGCGGGAAGGGCGCTGCACCTGCAGGGGGATGCCCTGGTCTGCGGGTTCTACCTCAACGAGCTGCTGCTGCGCCTGCTGACGCGGCACGATCCGGCTCCCGAGCTGTTCTCCGCCTACCATGACGCCCTCGGCAGGTTGCAAACCCATGGCTGCGACCCGACAATACTGCGTCGGTTCGAGAAACGGCTCCTCGATGTCCTGGGTTACGGCCTGCAGCTGCACGAGGATGCCCGGGGCGAGGCCCTGTCGGCCGACGGGCACTACCACTATGAACCGGAACGGGGAGCGATCCCGGCCGGTGCGGATCGCGACACTCCGACGGGCGGAATAACCATCCTGGGCCGCTGTCTGCAGGCCCTGGCCGCGGACACGCCGCTTGACGAGACCTGCCAGAAGCAGGCCCAGCGCCTCCTGGCCTCGATCCTTGCCCCCCACCTGGGTCCGCGGCCCCTGAAAAGCCGGGACCTGCTGATCCGGACCCGCAGAAGGAGGACCACCGAGTGACTGGGCAGAGCCGTCTTCTGCTTGGCGTGAACATCGATCATGTCGCCACCCTGCGCCAGGCCCGGGGAACCCGCTTTCCCGATCCCGTCCAGGCGGCCGCCGAGGCCGAGCTGGCGGGTGCGGACGGCATCACCGTGCACCTGCGCGAAGATCGCCGGCATATCCAGGAACGGGACGTGGAGCTGCTGCGGCAGACCCTGCAGACCCGGATGAACCTGGAAATGGCGGTCACCGACGGGATGCTGGCGATTGCCGAGCGCTACCGCCCGGAACACTGTTGCCTGGTGCCGGAGAAACGCCAGGAACTGACCACCGAGGGCGGACTGGACGTGGCGGGACAGCTTCCCCGGGTGCGCGATGCCTGCGCGCGCCTGGCGGCGGCGGGGATCGAGGTCTCCCTGTTCATCGATCCCGATCCCGTCCAGATCGATGCCGCGGTGGCCGCCGGCGCACCCACTGTCGAGATTCATACCGGGCGTTACGCCGATGCCGCCGATGCGCCCGGCCGCGCAACGGAACGGGAGCGCGTGGCCGCGGCGGTGCGCCACGCCGCTGCGGCGGGGCTGGTCGTGAATGCGGGCCATGGCCTCAACTACCTGAATGTCCACCCCATTGCGGCCATGCCCCAGCTCAACGAGCTCAACATAGGTCACGCCATCATCGCCCGGGCGGTCATCACGGGGCTGCGCGAAGCGGTCGCGGAGATGCGCCGGCTCATGGACGCGGCGCGGTGATGAGCATTGCGGGTATCGGGACCGACCTGGTGGAAGTGGCGCGACTGGCGCGGGGCCTGCAGCGCTTCGGCGAGCGCTACAGCAGCCGTATCCTGGCCGGCGCGGAACACGAGGAGTTCCGTCGTGCAGCGGATCCCGGACGGTTCCTGGCCAAGCGCTTTGCCGCCAAGGAGGCGTTTGCCAAGGCGCTGGGTACCGGCTTCCGCGACGGCATCAGCCTGCGCCAGCTGGCGGTGGTCCACGACGAGATGGGGCGGCCGGGCATCCAGTGCAGCGGAGCGGCCCTGGAGCGGCTGCGGGCGATGCGGGCCCGGGACTGCCACCTCAGCATTTCCGATGACGGTGCCTACGCGCTCGCGTTCGTCATTTTGACCGCTGCTCCCTGAGCGTCGCCACACTCTCGCCGGCTGCCGCGAGAACCGCGTGGGCGGCAGCGCGGAAAGCGGTATGGGCGAAAGCGATTGCCGCGTCGTCGTCCTTTGCCAGCAGCGCCCGCTCGAGGCGCTCGGCGGATGCCTTCAGCTGGGGAACGCCGGTGAAGCAGGTACCGCCATGGACTCGGTGGACCAGTTCCCGCATCCGTGACAGTTCCCCACTCGCGTGGGCCTGGGCGATGGCCTCGACCTTCTCCCCCAGTTCCCCGACGAGCTGCTGCAATATCTCGTCGGCCAGTTCCCGGTTGCCGTTGGCCAGACGAACCCCGAGCTCATGGTCGATGACCGACATACCGGACTCCGGAGCCGGACCGGGAACCGGACCCGTTTCGGGACCGGTGTCCCTGGCGCCCGGCAATGTCAGCCAGCACTTCAGTTTCTCCGCGAGTTGACGGGAGTTGAAGGGCTTGGAAAGGTAGTCGTCCAGGCCCGCGGCCAGAAGTTTCTCCGCCTCACCGGCCATGGCGTGGGCGGTGAGCGCGATGACCGGGGTGCGTAGACCCTCCTTTTCCATGGCGCGCAATTCGCGGGTGGCGCTCACCCCATCCAGGTGCGGCATCTGGATGTCCATCAGCACGGCGTCGAAATCCTGCCCGCGCAGCACTTCGAGCGCCTCGACGCCATCGCAGGCCTGGCTTACCCGCAACCCGAGTTCCTCGAGCATGATGGTGGCGAGCTTGAGGTTCGCGGCATTGTCGTCGACCACCAGCACGGAGGGCGTGCTTCCGGGAGCGGAGGAGTCGTTGTCCAGGGCGCCCGGGCTGGCGGCAACCGGGCTGTCAGCCCGGCCCAGCAGGATGGCGACCAGCTCCCTGCGCAACCGCTGCTGCGAAACCGGCTTTGGCAGTATTGCGGCGGTCCCCAGCGCCTTGAGGCGTTCCCTGCACACCAGCTGGTGCGGGCTGGCGTTGGGCAGCAGTACGACCGGCGCGCCACCGTCCCGGCACAGGGTGCCGAGCAGTGCCTCCACATCGCTGTTGCAGGTGTCGCCCGCGGCCGTGCCGATCAGCACCAGCTCGATGGGGCGTCCCTGGGCGCGGGCGGTGTCCAGGTGCTCTGCGAGGCGATCGCGGTCATCGATTTCAGTCACCTGCATGCGCCAGCCGGTGAGCAGGTGCCGCAGCGCCGTGCGTACGAGGGGATGGGGCTCGCAGATCAGGGCGCGGCGGTCGGCGAGGCCGTCGGCATGCAGGTTGCGCACCGCGGGTCCCGTGGCACAGGTGAAAGTGAAGGTGAAGGTCGAACCACGGCCGAGTTCACTCTCCACGCTGATGGAACCCCCGAGCTGTTCCACCAGCTTCTTGGAGATGATGAGTCCCAGACCGGTGCCGCCGAACAGGCGCCTGGGCGAGCCGTCCGCCTGCTGGAACGGCTTGAACAGCTGCGCCAGCTGTTCCCGATCCATGCCGATGCCCGTGTCGGCAATGCTGATGCGCAGGGTTGAGTTCTCCTCGTTCTCCTCCTCCAGCATGACGCGCACGGCGACGCTGCCGCGGTTGGTGAACTTGATGGCATTGCCCACCAGGTTGATCAGGATCTGCTTCAGCCGCGTGGAATCGGTCCGAACGCGGTCGGGGACATCCGAGTAGAACAGCGAGATCAGCTCCAGGCCCTTCTGCCGGGCACCCGGCGCCAGCATGTACACCACGTCCTCCACCGCATCGCGCAGCGGGAAGTCGCTCACCTGGAGGGAGAGTTTTCCCGCCTCGATCTTGGAGAAGTCGAGAATGTCGTTGACGATGTTGAGCAGGTCCGAGGCCGATTTCTCGATGGTTGCCACATACTCGGACTGCACCCCGTTCAGCCGGGTCTTCTGCAGCAGTTCCGTGTAGCCGATGATGCCGTTCATGGGAGTGCGGATTTCGTGGCTCATGTTGGCCAGGAACTCGGATTTGACCCGGTTGGCGTCCTCGGCGCGCTTGCGCGCGATATCCAGCTCGATGTTCTGGATCTCGATGGTTTCCAGCGTCTCGCGCAGGTCGGCGGTGGCCTGGTCGATGTTCTCCTGCATTTCACTGCGTGCCGAGCCCAGGGACTCGGCCATGGCGTTCACCCCGGAGGCGAGGGTGTTCAGCTCGCCACCCCCCTCCGGCGGGACACGCGTATCCAGGTCGCCGGAACGGATCCGGTCGACCGCCCGGGTCAGGGCGAGGATGGGGTCGCTGACGCTGCGGCCGATGCGCAGGGCGACGACGGCGCTGATGGCCAGTACGCCAGCAAGCAGGATCGCGCCATTGATGATGGCCTGGTATTTCTTGAGCAGCGTGCCCGTGCGCGACACCTCGACGGCCACGGTCCCCAGCAGCCGCGTTCCCGTCGTGGACCGCGTGCCGGGGTCGGCCATTTGATCGGGAAAATCGGCAACCATGACGTTGCCGATCACGATGGGGGCATGGAATATGATCGAACGGCCGTTGCGCGCCTCGGACATGACCACGCCGCTGCGGGTGTCCACGAGCGGGCGATCATGGGGTGCGAATTCCGGTCCGGCACGGACCAGCAGCTGGAGGTCGGAGTCGTAGATGGCCGCGGCACGGACATCCTGCTCTTCCAGAATCGCGTTCACCAGGCCCTGGAGAATCTCCCCGTTGCCCGAGAAGACACCGTACTCCGCGGCGGGGGCGAGCTGCTGGACCAGCATCCGCCCGGTCTCGAGCATACCCTCCTCGAGATCATAGATGCGGATGGAGATGAAATAGGCGCTCAGGAGCAACGAGAGCACCAGCGTCGGGACCAGCGCCAGCAGCAGCACCTTGTGGCGGATGCCCCAGTTCTTCATGGCCGTCTCTCCTGCACGGCGTCCATCCGCCGGACCTGCCCGAGCAGATCGGCGTCATCCGGAAGGACGATGCCGAGCGAGCGGGTGACTTGGCGGTTCACGGCAATCTCGTACTCCTCTGGCGGCCGGGGCGGCGGCAGTCGCGGGGGAGTCATGGCGAATGCGTCGAGCAGCAGGCGCCCGGCCTGACGTCCAACCTGTACCGGCGTAGTGTACACCGCGGCGATCGCACCGGCCCT
This region includes:
- the recO gene encoding DNA repair protein RecO; amino-acid sequence: MSERVSLQPAYVLHQRAYRETSRLLEVLTRDYGRIGIVARGARRPGSRVRPLLQPFVPLLLSWSAPGELATLTGAESAGRALHLQGDALVCGFYLNELLLRLLTRHDPAPELFSAYHDALGRLQTHGCDPTILRRFEKRLLDVLGYGLQLHEDARGEALSADGHYHYEPERGAIPAGADRDTPTGGITILGRCLQALAADTPLDETCQKQAQRLLASILAPHLGPRPLKSRDLLIRTRRRRTTE
- a CDS encoding DegQ family serine endoprotease translates to MPLSRGTALCTALLIWLLAGAGIAQARELPDFTWMVERYGPAVVNISTTQKVSGSPHLPPELNLPDLPEDSPLRDFLRRFFGEDGEGGDEGTFNSKSLGSGFVISRDGYLLTNYHVIRDADEIIVRLSDRRELIAELIGSDERSDLALLKVDADDLPVVDVGSSEDLKVGEWVLAIGSPFGFDHSVTAGIVSAKGRSLPNENYVPFIQTDVAINPGNSGGPLFNLDGEVVGINSQIYSRTGGFMGLSFAIPIDMAMQVVDQLKTQGYVSRGWLGVLIQNVTRDLAESFGMDQPRGALVAQVMPDSPAAKAGIQVGDVIVEFDGHVVDKSSELPPLVGATKVGNSVPVKLIRAGKQRNLKIEIGELPEEESIAAGGGKPEPSPIEDSRFGLTVADLSDEQREALGVEQGGVMVESVKPGAARAAGIRQGDLILRLNNQDVESAEQFRELIKSLPGGKSAALLVQRDGSPLFLALRVPAG
- the era gene encoding GTPase Era, encoding MSEPEARRSGFVALVGRPNVGKSTLLNRLLGQKISITSPKPQTTRHRILGIKTEGAVQTVYVDTPGVHQGGKRAINRYMNRAALSTLAEVDVIVMLVDGLRWTDEDAQLLKRVMEAGRPVILAVNKVDRIADKTRLLPHLQALAAKAGFLDIVPLSAYSGDNLDVLEKIIASQLPEGDWLFDADQLTDRSERFLAAEIVREKLMRSLGDEVPYALAVELEEFREEEGRRSISAVIWVERSGQKAIVIGKGGEQLKEVGRQARHDMEKLFDAHVFLRLWVKVREGWSDDERSLASLGYQND
- a CDS encoding SoxR reducing system RseC family protein; its protein translation is MIEEAGRVVAVEGAFAWVETRRRTACGSCSAQAGCGTSVLDKMFGQRMNRIRALNQAEARVGDEVIIGLSESALVRGSFAVYAIPLVGLFVGAGLATAMSGAEGEGLAILGGVLGLAAGFLAVRRFSRRIQTDRNYQPVVLRSALQPVGFKVSLHNPS
- the rnc gene encoding ribonuclease III: MTRPPIDPLFRHLGHRFHQTELLECALTHRSFRKDNNERLEFLGDAILSFVMAEELYRRFPQAKEGELSRLRASLVKGETLAVLAREFGLGDYLLLGSGELKSGGYRRESILADALEAVIGAIYLDAGMECCRGCVLEWYAERLDALSPQGTLKDPKTRLQEYLQAHRLALPTYLVDSVEGEAHAQVFRVECRIEGLDMTTRGTGSSRRRAEQEAARIALRNITNE
- the lepA gene encoding translation elongation factor 4 is translated as MSALSHIRNFSIIAHIDHGKSTLADRLIQNCGGLADREMSAQVLDSMDLERERGITIKAQSVSLRYQARDGRNYLLNFIDTPGHVDFSYEVSRSLAACEGALLVVDAAQGVEAQTVANCYTAFEQGLEVLPVLNKIDLPQAEPERVIQEIEEIVGIEADNASRVSAKTGLGVDELLERIVADIPPPQGDPEGTLRALIIDSWFDNYLGVVSLVRVMDGTLRPGEKIRVMSTGRDHLLDQVGIFTPKRTRTEALRAGEVGFVVAGIKDINGAPVGDTLTHANRPADKQLPGFQKVRPQVFAGLFPVDSDDYEDFRDALAKLSLNDAALFYEPETSTALGFGFRCGFLGMLHMEIIQERLEREYEIDLITTAPTVVFEVLTTADEVISVDNPATLPEPGRIREIREPIVEAHILVPQEHVGNVIGLCVEKRGAQKRMQYLGNQVTLTYELPMNEVVLDFFDRLKSVSRGYASLEYSFKRFQAADLVKLDILINAERVDALSLIVHRDKAYNRGRDLVEKMKEIIPQQMFEVAIQAAIGNHVIARSTVKALRKNVLAKCYGGDVSRKRKLLEKQKAGKRRMKQLGKVEIPQEAFLAILQVEKK
- the acpS gene encoding holo-ACP synthase yields the protein MSIAGIGTDLVEVARLARGLQRFGERYSSRILAGAEHEEFRRAADPGRFLAKRFAAKEAFAKALGTGFRDGISLRQLAVVHDEMGRPGIQCSGAALERLRAMRARDCHLSISDDGAYALAFVILTAAP
- the lepB gene encoding signal peptidase I; this translates as MSLDFPTLLVLATFLTGGIWALDALLWAPKRRSLATEEGGTAAAEPAREPVVVEYARSFFPVVLAVLVLRSFVVEPFRIPSGSMMPTLLVGDFILVNKFAYGIRLPVLNSKVLEVGEPERGDVVVFRYPQDPGVDYIKRVVGVPGDRVAYYNKTVYINGQPAGQDSLGIYQGEGAGAVMTGAEERMELLDGVSHHILVRNGQPSVEGEFVVPAGQYFVMGDNRDNSNDSRYWGTVPEENLVGKAFLIWMNYDGEAGGVSWSRIGSGID
- the pdxJ gene encoding pyridoxine 5'-phosphate synthase is translated as MTGQSRLLLGVNIDHVATLRQARGTRFPDPVQAAAEAELAGADGITVHLREDRRHIQERDVELLRQTLQTRMNLEMAVTDGMLAIAERYRPEHCCLVPEKRQELTTEGGLDVAGQLPRVRDACARLAAAGIEVSLFIDPDPVQIDAAVAAGAPTVEIHTGRYADAADAPGRATERERVAAAVRHAAAAGLVVNAGHGLNYLNVHPIAAMPQLNELNIGHAIIARAVITGLREAVAEMRRLMDAAR
- a CDS encoding DUF4845 domain-containing protein, encoding MGTRFSQRGMTAIGWLIILGLVAFFALLVLRLTPVYLEHYKVTSALQSLHEEPFITRKTNHEVMNLFIRRISIDDVDRVREGNVKIENRQGKLTIRVTYEVRIPMVANIDAVVSFDDSEEFVAQ